DNA sequence from the Pirellulales bacterium genome:
CACGTTCGACCAGCAGCGGGTGATCGCCAGAGAGGATGCCAACGTCCCACCCCAGGGCCCGCAGCGCTTCGACCGACGGCAAAGCATCGGCCCGCAACTCGTCGCCCAGCGCCGCGAGCGCAACGCCCGCGCCGTCGCCGGCGATCAGCACCGGCGTCAGCCCCTCGGCGGCAAGCCGGGGCAAGTGGCCGGCCAGCTCGTCGCCCAGCGCGATCTGCCGATCGGCCAGCAGCACCGCCGAACCGACGACCAGCTCGTGCCCGGCGACGCGACCGACGATCCCCTGGCCGTGAATCTGCTCGAACCGCTCGACTTCGAGGGACGCCAGCTCGGCGGCACGCATGTCGACCGCCAGGTCGCGTGCCAGGGCCTGCGCCAAGGGGTGCGTCGCCGAGCGTTCGAGCAGGGCGACATGAGGCCGCCAACCGCCCTCGCCAATGAAGCGCAAGACGCGGAGCTTGCCGGCTGTGAGGGTCCCGGTCTTGTCGAGCCAGATGCGTCCGGGACGCGCCAGATGCTCGAGCACGTCGCCCGACTTGATCAGGATGCCGCGCCGCGCCGCGCGCCCGTACGCCACGGCCAGGGCCAGCGGCGTGGCCAGCCCCAAGGCACAAGGGCACGAGACGATCAACAGCGCCACCGCGTTCTCGATCGCAACCGACCAGTCACGATGGACCCACCACCAGGCCAAGGTACCCACCGCCAGCACGAGCACGACGGCGACAAAGTATCCGCTCATGCGATCGGCAAGCCGCAACAGCGGCGTTTTTTCCGCCGTGGCTTGCTCGACCAGACGCAACAGCCGGCCGACGCGGGTGTCGTAGCCGACCGCTTCGACGCGCAACCGCAGCGGTGCCGACAGGTTCGTCGCGCCGGCCACGATCGCTTCACCGGGGCCCACGGTCACGGGCGTTGCTTCGCCGGTCAGAATGGCCTGGTCCAGCGTCGATTGTCCGGAAGTCACTACGCCGTCGGCCGGCACCAATTCGCCGACACGGACCTCGGCCAGGTCGCCGGGCCGCAGCGCGTCCAGCGGAATCGAGCGCACCTGGTCCTCTTCGACGCGATGTGCGAGGCGCGGGGTCAGGCAGCGAAGCAGCGCCACGCTGTCCGCCGCGTGACGTTGCTGGCGAAACTGGATCCAGCGGCCCAACAGCAGGAAAAACACGAGCACGGCCAGCGAGTCGAAGTAAATCTCGCCGATCCCCAGCACGGTATTGATCACGCCGGCGATGCCGCCGGCCGCTAACCCCAGCGCGATCGGCACGTCCATGTGCGGCGTGCGCGTACGCAGCGCGGCCCAGGCCCCGCGAAAGAACACCGCGCCGGGGCCCAGCAGCGCCACGCCCCCGACGAGGGCGCTCGCCCAGCGAAACAGGTTGGCATGCCCGGTGGCCATCGTGCTGAACATGCCCGCGTAGAGCGCAAAGGCAATCAGCATCGCGTTACCGGCGCAGGCACCGGCAATCGCCAGCTTGACCAGCCAGGCGCGATCTTCGCGGCGAAAGGCCAACGCGTTGAGATCCGAGTTGACGGGGTGCGGAGCATAACCGAATCGATCCAGCGCGCGAGCAATTTGCGCGAGCGTTACCTGCTGCGGGTCCCACGTGAGGTCGACCGTCGAACGGCCGAGGTTCAGCCGCGCCTCGATTGCCCCCGGCACGACCCGCGGCAATCGTTCGACCAGCCAGACGCAGGCCGCGCAATGCACGCCTTGCAGATACAACTGCACCTGGTTGGCACCCAGGGCGGTGCAGGTGACGTGTTGTTCGGCAAAGTAGGGGTCGTCCATCTCGTCGTACGCCCCGCCCTGCCCTGTCGCAGCCTGAGCGGCACCTGTGCTCGCTCGACGGACGGCGTAGTAATCGTCGAGGTCGTATTGGCGGATGATCGCGTACGCGGTGCGGCAACCCGCGCAACAAAACTGCTCGCTGTGCTCGGGCTCGTAGAGCGCGACCGGCACCGGAAGGCCACAATGGCTGCATGCCGCGGTCGGCCGCGCGGCGGCGTCCTGCCCAGCGGCGGCACCCGACCCGGACGGGCCTGTCGGGGCCTCTACGCTCGTGGCGTTACTCATGACAACAGGGCATCGACCGTTCGGGAAGTTGCTCGATGTGCCGAACGGCACCGTCGAGCGTCGTGGCGACCGCGGGGGCCGACAAGCCTTGATAATTGGCCCACGCCCGCACGGCAACCGTTTGCACTCCCACGGCGATCAGCAGGACGGCCGTGAGCAAGGGCGCGGCACGCCCCAGCCGCGCCGCCAGCGGCCGCGCCCCGAACGCCAGCGCCGAGAGCAGAGGCACGGTGCCCAGCCAGAACACGAACATCACCGCGGCGCCCAACCAGGGGGTGGCCGTCCCGGCCGCCGTGATGACGAACGCATACAGCCAGCCACACGGCAGGAACACCGTCAGGGCGCCGATCGCCGCGGCCCGGGCCTGGGGCGGCCAGGTGCCCAAGCGACGATGCGCGGCCTGGAGCCGCGTTTGCAACCAGCGCGGCGCGGAAAAATGCAGCATCCCGCGCCCCCACAGCCGGGCCAGGGCAATCGTGCCGAGCACGATCATCATCGCGCCGGCCAGCACCGCGGCGATGCGCTGCAAACCCAGCCAGTCGGCGCCCAAATCGACCGCCGCCCCGAATGCCGCGGCGGTCGCGCCCAGAGTTGCATAACCGATCAGCCGGGCACCGTGGTAAAGGGCCCAGGCCAGCATCGGACGGCGATCGTGGCGCGAACCGTGGGCCGCGGCGACCAACGCCAGCGGACCGCACATGCCTGCGCAATGCGGGCTCCCCAAGAGACTGGCCACGAACGTTGCCCAGAACAAGGCCGTCATGCGCTGCTCACGGTTGAGGGGGCGTGGGCGAAGTAAGTTCGTTCAGCGTGTTCTGGGAATTCCACAGAAACGTGTCCTGGCCGCGCACAGCCCTCAGGCGCAGTTCCCAAATGCCGGGCCGGCTGACCCGCGCTACGAAACTGTACAGCCCGCTGCCGCTCCCCAACTCGACCAGCGTGAACCGCTCGGCCGCGGCGGCATGGGCATGGTGAAACACCTCGACGGTGGGCATCGCGCCGCCGACGGGGCGACCCGACGCATCGTGCAGGCTAAGCCGGATTTCGCGACGGCCGAGCACGTCGACCGTGTCGTCGAACGCCCAGCTGGCCTGCCACCCCAGCGCATCGCTGGCGCGTTGGGCGGCTTGGGCGTCGTCCCAGTGCAGCGCCTTCTCGTGGTATTCCGGCACGACGGCCATGCTCGCATCGCTCGTGGCCAGGTAGATGATCAGCAGGCAGGCGGCGATCTGGAACAGCAGCAGCCCGACGATCACGGCGCCCCACAGCCACCGAGCCTTGAGCTCACTCGATTCCGCATCGAGATTGCCCGAGTGGGCGGCCAGCGTGGCGCCGGTCAACGAACCGTGTGACGAGGACCCAACAAGCGACATTCGAGCACCCTGCGTTCACCGTCCTGATTTTCGACGGCCAATTGCACGTCGATCCAGGCCAGCTTAAACGCCGTCGGAGGAATCGTAACGAGGACGGGTTGCGTGAGCGTGTGACCGACGTCGAGGCGGATATCCTGACCGTCGGAGTTGAGCTTCAGGTCGTCGCGGCCGACGACGCTGAAACGGAACGTCTGTTCGTGAGTAGAACGATTGACGAGCTTGATCCGCAGCAGGTTCTGGATCTGCCCGTCGGTGGCCACGGTAAACGGATTGCCGAGCCCGCGCAAGATGGTCACGTCGTACGACTGTTTCAGCACCAGCATCGTGGCGAACGCGCCGAACGCGATCAACAGGACCGGAATATAGATCGCCAGCCGCGGCCGGAAGAACGGCTTCTTCACGCCCTCGATGCCGTCCTGCGAAGAATAGCGGATCAATCCGCGGGGCCGCTCGAGGCGGTCCATGATGGCGTCGCAGGCATCGATGCACTGGGTGCAATGCACGCACTCCATCTGCAGCCCGCCGCGAATATCGATGCCGGTCGGGCAAGTGCGGACGCAGGCGCCGCAGTCGACGCAATCGCCCTGCACGACGTTCAGCTGCGGGCCTGCTTTGGCCACCTTGCCGCGCGGCTCGCCGCGCCGATGATCGTAAGCCACGATCAGCGACTCGCGATCCAAGAGCACCGATTGAAACCGCCCATAGGGGCAAGCGATCAGGCATAACTGCTCGCGGAAGAAGACGAAGTCGAACATCATCAGGCCGGTTGTGATGACCATCACGAGGAACGGCGTCGGATGTTCCAGGGGCGACTGCCGGACCCAGCGTGCCAACCGGTCGATGCCCACGAAATAGGCCAGGAAGGCGTGCGCCAGGACCATCGAGATGGCCAGATAGATCAGCCACTTGACGATCCGGCGCCAAGCGGCCGGGTTGCGCGTCGGCGGACCGCCGCGCCCCACGGTGCCGTCGAGCAGCCGCTCGATGGGACGATAGACGTATTCCAGGTACACGGTCTGCGGGCAGGCCCAACCGCACCAGACGCGTCCCAGCAGCGCCGTGGCCAGAAAGATCGACAGGAACACGCAGACCATGAACAGCGCGAGCAGCAACGTGTCGGTCGGCAGAAAAGTGAAGCCGAAGAACGTGAAGTGCCGCGAGCGAATGTCCAGCAGAATGGCCGGCAGCCCGTTGATCCGTATGTAGGGCAACGCGATGAACAGGATCACCAAGAAATAGGCCACGGCCTTGCGCCGTTGCCACCAGGCGCCCTGCGACAGGCGCGGCTTGAGCCAGCGCCTCGTCCCGTCACGCTCCAAGGTCGACAGGACGTGCTCTTCCGGTTCCAGTAATGAGGAGTTCATGGCGGTTCAGACTAGCTCAGCTGGCCCCGCTCGGGGGCTGGCTCGCGGCTTCCGTTCCACCGGTGGCGTTGGTCGCTGGGGCTTCAGGAGCGGCGGCCGGCGCGGCCGATGGCGGCGGCACCGCAGGCCACGCTGGGATCACCTTCGCTTCTTTTTCCGGCGGTTTGCCGGAAGTCAACGGTGCGCTACGCATATTGGCCACATAGCAGGCCACCAACACGACCTCGTTGGGGTGCAATCGAGTCTTCCAGGCCGGCATGGCGCCGCCCTTGGCCCCGTTGGTGATCACCTTGGGGATGTCGGTCAGCGTCTTGACGTGGATCCAACTGTCGTCGTGCAGGTTCGGCCCGACGAGCCCTTGCCCCTCGGGCCCGTGGCACGAGACGCAGTTGCCCTTGAACACCAACTCACCGACGGTCAACCAGCGCGGCTCGGCCATGTACTTGAGCAGCGTCGCCTCGTCGGGCTGCAATTCGCCGATCTCGGCAAACTGCAGCCGCAGATTATCGGCCACGGCCTTGTTGTAGGCGTCGTCGCGCGACCGGTTCGGCGCACCGGTGTGGTAGTACAGCATGTACAGCGCCGAGAAGATGATCGAGCCGTAGAACAAGAAGTTCCACCAGCCGGGCAAGGGGTTGTCGTATTCCTGGATGCCGTCGTAGCCGTGATCGCGGACGACGTCTTGTGATTCAGCCATGGTGAACTCTCCGCTGGCCCTCCTCGAGCGGGATACGGGCCTGTTGTTCCGTCGCATCGCGCGATTGCAGCGCGGTGCGAATGCAAATCAAGGCAAAGGCCATCGCGAACAGCACCAAGGCTGCTTCGGCGAAAAACGAGTAATTCAAATAGCTCACGACTTCTTCAACCACCGGACCGGTCCTCCGTTGCGGGGTTTGCAGTCTCGTCGGCTCGGGCTTGCGGTGTCGCGCCAGCGGGCTGCTCCTGGGTCACGGCCGGTTGCTCCGGGGCCGGCGCCGGCGACGTAGGCGTCGCAGCCGGAGCCGCCGGGGTGGCGTACAAATCGGTGCCCAATCGCTGCAAGTAGGCGATGATCGCCACGACCTGCTTCTCTCCGAGCCCTTCCGGCCCGCCTTGGGCCACGATGTCGCCAGCCACCTTTTGGGCCTGAGCGCGGGCCAACTCTTCGGCCTGCTTGAGCTCTTCGGTGTACGGCACACCGAGATACGACAGCGCCTGGACGCGCTCCGGGATCGTCTTGAAGTTGATGTCGCTGGCGGCGAACACCGGGTACGCGGGCATCACCGAGCCTGGCGTGACCTTGCCGGGGTTCTCGAAGTGCAGGTAGTGCCACAACGACGATTGTTTGCCGCCTTCGCGGGCCATGTCCGGACCGATGCGGCGTGAGCCCCATTGGAACGGATGGTCGTAAACGAACTCGCCCGGCTTGGAGTATTCGCCGTAGCGCTTCGTCTCGGCCAGGATCGGACGAATCATCTGCGAGTGGCAGTTGTAGCAGCCGTGGGCCACGTACAAGTCGCGGCCGTAAACCTCGAGCGGCGTGTACGGCTTGACCGTGGCGATCGACGGGACATTGGCCCGAATCAGGAACGTGGGAATGATCTCGAACAGCGACGCGGCGATCACGGCCAGGATCACCCAGACGGTGAACCGCACGGGCAGCCCTTCCCAGGCTCGATGCCAGTTGAGCTCACCCAAGTGGTGCAGCTTTTGACCGACGTCCGAGACGGCCTCGAGCGCGGCTCGGGCCGGCTTCGGCTCGACATAGGTCGCCGAGAGCGGCGCCGCGGCATAGACCGGCACATCATAGGTCTTGGGTCGCGTGGCCCAGGTCAGGGCATAGTTGACGGCCATCATGACGAGGCCGGCGACATACAGCGCGCCGCCGACCACGCGCAGCTGCCACAGCGGGAGCAACTTTTGGACTGTCTCGACGAAGTCGGGATAGATCAAGCGGCCCTGCTCGTCGATCGCGCGCCACATGAGCCCTTGGGTCAAGCCGGCCACGTAGATCGGCACGATGTAAAGCAGGATCGCGACGGTACCGATCCAGAAGTGCCACTCGGCCAGCCTCTTGCTGTAAAGCGGCGTCTGGAAGATACGCGGCAGCAGCCAGTAGATCATGCCGAAGGTCATGAACCCGTTCCAACCCAAGGCACCGCCGTGCACGTGGGCGACCGTCCAGTCGGTGTAGTGCGACAGAGCATTGACGCTCTTGACGCTGAGCATCGGGCCTTCGAACGTCGACATGCCGTAGAACGTAATGCCGACCACGTAGAACTTGAGCACCGGGTCGGCCGTCACCTTGGCCCAGGCGCCGCGCAGCGTGAACAACCCGTTGATCATGCCGCCCCAGGACGGCATCCACAGCATGACCGAGAACAGCATGCCCAGGGTCGAGGCCCATTCGGGCAGCGCCGTGTAGTGCAAGTGGTGCGGGCCGGCCCAGATGTACAGGAACACCAGTGACCAGAAGTGCACGATGCTCAGCTTGTACGAAAACACCGGACGCTCGGCGGCCTTGGGCAGGAAATAGTACATCAAGCCCAAGAAGGGCGTGGTGAGGAAGAACGCCACGGCGTTGTGCCCGTACCACCATTGCATGAAGGCGTCTTGCACGCCGGCATAGACCGAGTAGCTCTTGAACAGGCCGGCGGGCACGACCAGGCTGTTGAAGACATGCAGCACCGTGACGGTGACGATCGTGGCCACGTAGAACCACAGCGCCACGTACATGTGGCGCTCGCGGCGCTTGGCCAGGGTGCCGAAAAAGTTCACGCCAAAAAAGCCCAGCCACACGACGGCGATCAACAAGTCGATGGGCCATTCGAGCTCGGCGTATTCCTTGCCTTGCGTGATTCCCAAGGGCAACGTCACGGCGGCCAGCACGATGATCAACTGCCAGCCCCAGAAATGCAGGCGACTGAGCTTGTCGCTGAACATCCGCGCTTTGCACAACCGCTGCGTCGAGTAGTAGATCGCACAAAACAGCGCGTTGCCGGCGAAGGCGAAGATTGCCGCATTCGTATGCAGCGGACGCAAGCGGGCAAAGGTGATGTATTCCAGGCCAAAACTCAGGTTTGGCCACACGAGCAGCATCGCGACAATCAGCCCGGCCAGCGTGCCCACGATGCCCCAGACGAGCGTCGCGGTAGCGAACATGCGCACGATCGCGTCGTCGTAGCTGAACTCTTCGAGCCGGCCGCCCTTGGCCGTGCCTGCGACTGTGGGAGAGTTATGTGATTCTGCAGCGACACTCATCCGTCTGCTTTCCCTGGCAATGGTAGGTTCGATAGCAACGCTACAAACGGCATGGCTCAACCGGCGCGACAAACGATTCCCGAGCGACGTTCACGCCTTGAGCAACCGTTGTACCAAGCCTATCGGCTGCTCTGCATTCGCACTGCGACGGTTTGCGCGATCCGATGAGCAACCGGTCGACAACCGCATATTCAGCCAATCCGACGTCGAATCGACTAGGGCCATCGGGATTCGTGCGACAATGTGTCACAAAAGCGGACCGCCCTGACGCGCTTGAACCGCGAAACGCGCGCTCAATCGCTCGCATGTCGTGCGGCTCGAACCAGAGCATATCCGCTCACCCCACTTTTGAACCAGCGGACTTGCCCGGTCTCCCGGGTAGAGAGGCCGGGCACCCTCGAGCGCGGCGCTCGCGAGCGGGCTACGACGACCTACAGTTGGACGAATACCGCCTGTTGCCAGCGTCCTGATCCACGCGAAAAGGGCCGCCCCGCCATGCCGTCCGTTACCACGCTCGAACTGTCTTCGCTTGTTGCCACCCCGGCGCGCATCGAGCCGGTCTCTGCCGACGGCGACGTTGTCCGCCGTGCGGCGTTGGCACTGTACTGCCAACAGAACTTCTTGCACGACATTGAGGCCACGAGCCAGGCCGTCGAGGCCAACCTGCGGCCGATCGAAGACGGCGGTCTCGACGACAATTTTGCCGGCGTCAACCGCGACCTGATCAACCTGGCCGACGAGATCGCCACCGTCTGCGGCGAGACGCAACACGCCACGACCCGGACCAAGCAGTTCCTCGACGCGTCGACCGAGAGCCTGCACGAAATGCACGCAACGGCCCAGGCCCTGGCGAAAGACTGCCAGAACATTCGCGAGGTCGCGGCCGCGGTCGACAATTTCGCGCGCCAGACTTCGCTCTTGTCGCTCAATGCCCGGATCGAGGCGGCCCGCGCCGCCGAACACGGCCTGGGGTTTGCCGTGGTGGCCGACGAAGTGAGCAAGCTGGCGTCGCGCATCAAGACCGAGAGTGAATCGATCCGCCGCGTCGTCGCCGTGATCGCCGGCAACATGGAACGTGTCGCCGAGCAACTGCGGGTCGAGATGGAGAACAACCACGAACAGACCGAGGCCCTGGCGCGGATGGTCGCGTCGAACGTGGCCCTGGCCGCCAAGGGGGAGCAGCTTCCGGCCACGGTCGCGAAGCTCGACCAGTTTCTCGATCCGCTGGAAAGGGCCCGACAAGCCCGCGGACAGAATCGGATGCTGCAGGTCACCGTGGGCAACCTGTGCCGGAACATCGCCAGCATCTACGGGGCCTTGCGGGGCTGCGTGCCCGAGACACAGCGGCCGGCGGGCGTACCGGACCTCGACGGCTTCATCGAGCAATTGGCTACGAGTCTGACCACGGGCCGCGACTTGTCGATCGAGACGCTGCTTGCCGCGCAGCTCGACGCCGGCACGACGCCCCAGCAGTGTCTGGCCGCGATCGGCAGCGCCGTCCAGGCCGCGAATATTCGCCAGAAGCATCGCCACGTATCGGTCGGCGACTATTACCTCAATTTCCTGGTCGTCGAGCGCGGGCTGGCTCTGCTGGACCAGCGACTGTCCCGCCAGGTGCGTGGCGACATGAAGGTCGTGCTCGGCAATGCCCGCGGCGATTACCACAGCCTGGGCCGCGAAATGGTCGGCCTGTTCCTGCGGGCCGCCGGCATCGAGGTGATCGACGTAGGCCTGGGGGTCGAAGTGCCGGCCTTCGTCCGCGCCGTCCGCGAGTCGGGGGCCCGGGTGGTCGGCGTCTCGTCGCTGCTGGTCGAATCGGCCAAGGAAATCCGCAAGCTGCGCGAGTCGCTCGACCGGGCCGCGCTGCGGCATGTGAAGATCGTCGCCGGCGGGGCCTGCTTTGTCGTCGACCGCGACTTCGGCTTCGAGGTGGGCGCCGATTACGTGGCCACCGCGGCCAGCGACATGGTCAGCATCGTCGAGGAAATCTACCAGCACACGCCGTTCGGCGCCGCAACCCGCGCCGCGGCCCGGCCGTCAGGAGCAGCACGATGAACTCGATCGCGCGCGTGTTGGGCGCGTTGCACTTTGGCCGCGGCGGCTTCGCGCCGCCCGACCGCGTGCCCGTCTTTCCGGTACCGCTGATGCAGGGCGCGCTGGTCTACGGCTGCACGGTCGAAGAATACTTCGCGATGCCCGCCGAAAAGATTGCCCGGGCGCAGGTCGAGCTGAACCGCATGCTCGATGGCGTCCCCGACGCGGTCGCGGGCTTTCCGCACGTGATCGAAGACGTGACCGGCTGGGGGCTCACGCTGGTGCACCACTATCGCAACAGCACACCGGCCACCGGCGGCATGTTGATCCGCGAGTTCACGGAGCTCTCCGGCCTGCGCGCGCCGCGTCCCGAGGCCTCGGCACAATTGGCCAAGACGCGCGACGTGATCGGCGCCTTGCGCGGCATGATCGGCGGCGAGAAAGTCGTGCTCGGCGCCTGCATCGCGCCCTTCAGCCTGCCCAGCATGTTGATGGGGACTTCGAAGTGGATGCGGCTGCTGTTCACGGCCGAGCTGCGCAAACGCTATCTCCAGCCGCTGCTCGAAGTCTGTCAGCAGTTCGTCGTCGAATGGGCCCGACTGCAACTCCAGGCCGGGGCGCACGTCGTCGTGCTGGCCGACGGCATGGCCTCGGCCACGATGCTGCCGCGAGCCATGTTCGAAGACTTTGCCCGGCCCCTGGTGCGCGACACGATTCGGCAAATCGGCGGGATGGTGGCCTACGAACCGGTCGGAAGGATCGAGCCGTTTGTCGATGCGTGCGCCGATCTGGGCGCGGTGGCCTTGCTGATCGGCGAAGAAGACGACGTGGCCACCTGCAAACGAAAGCTCGGCGGCCGCCTGGGCCTCGTGGGCAACGTCAACAACATGAAGATGCGCCGCTGGTCGCCGGCGCGGATCGAGCTGGTCGCCAAGCGCGCCCTGCGGGCCGGTATGCCGGGCTATGGCTTCATCCTCGGCAACCAGGGGCCAGAAATTCCCTTCGACGTGTCGCTCGACCAGATCGCCGCCCTGGTGCAGACGGTGGAGAAATACGGGCGCTACGAGACCTCGCCCGCCGCGCGCGGGCTGGTCAACGCCGGTTCGGACGACAGCCGCACGCTGGCGGCGGTATACTGAGCCCGACCGTGATCGTCGGGCGGCGCGTGGCCGCCTCGGCGCGGTTGGGACACTTGATTCATGCTGCTGCCCCGGGCCATGGCCTGCTCGTCGCCGCCGCATCCGCGCGGCGTATCGCGGCGCGAGTTGCTCGAGATCGGTTGCTCGAGTCTCTTGGGGCTGGGACTGCCCGCGCTGGCCCCGGCGTCGCCGGTCTGCGCCGCCACGGCTGAAGCCGCCTCGACCAAGCATCGCGCCAAAAGCGTGCTGTTCGTGTTCCTCTTTGGCGGGCCCAGCCAGCTCGACACGTTCGACCCCAAGCCCGACGCCCCGATCGAGTATCGCGGGTCGCACTTCGGCACGATCGGCACGGCGCTGCCGGGCGTACGGTTTTGTGAACATCTGCCCGAGCTGTCCGCGCGGACGTCGCGTTTCGCCTTGGTGCGGACGATGGCGTGCAATCCGAATTTCGGCGATCACCGCTTCGCGGTGCACGGCCTGCTGGGCGGCATCGACGAGCTTCCGGCTGGCGCGGGCTTGCCGGCGACGCGCCGCGACTGGCCCTGCTGGGGTTCGGTCGTCGAATATGTCCGGCCGCGCAGCGCCGGCCTGCCCAACTGCATCGTCCTGCCCGGCCTGGTCGTCGATCCCGGCACGGGCACCTATCCCGGCCAAAACGCGGGCCTGTTGGGCGCGAAGTACGACCCGTTTCGAATCGATCAGAACCCCAACAGCGACCAGTACCGGGTCGACGGCAGCCTGAGCATGCCGCAAGGCATGAGCCTGGCGCGCCTCGCCGAAAAGCGCGAGCTGCTGGCGGCGCTCGACCGTGGGCAAGCGGCACTTGAAGCGGGTCTCGAGGTGGCGCCCTATTCGGCCCAGCAGCGCGAGGCGTTCGGCGTGCTGAGTTCGGGTCGATTGGGCGCGGCGCTCGACATCGCCGCCGAACCGGCCGAGATGCGCGACCGCTACGGGCGACACCTGTTCGGGCAGTCGCTGCTGTTGGCCCGGCGCCTGATCCAGGCCGGCATTCCGCTCGTCCAGGCCAACGTCAGCTATCAGGCGTTGTGGGACACGCACTACAACAATTTCGTCGGTCTGCGCGGCTTGTTGCCGCCGTTCGATCGGGCCGTCTCGGCGCTGCTCGACGACATGCACGCCTTGGGGCTGCTCGACGAAACACTGGTCGTCGTGATGGGGGAGTTCGGCCGCACGCCCAAGCTGGTGCTGCCGCGCCCCAGCGATCCCAGCCACTTCACCAGCCCGGGCCGGGACCATTGGATGAACTGTTTTTGGGCGATGTTCGCCGGCGCTGGCGTGCACGGCGGACAGGTGATCGGCCGTTCGGACGCGGTGGCGGCCTATCCGCTGACGCGCGCGTTTACACATGCCGACGTCGGGGCCACGGTCTACCGCGCGTTGGGCATCGACCCGCGACGAGAAATCCACGACCTGCAAGGCCGGACACTCGTGCTCAATCACGGTGCGCCGATGGACGCGCTCTACAGCGCGGCCGACGTTTAATCTAATCGCGCGCGAAAACGCACCGGCAGCGATTTGAACTGATTGAGAAACACGCCGCGCGTCCGCTGCGGCGCTGTGTCGAGCTCGAGCTCGTCGAGCCAGGCCAGCGTCTCTTCGAACAGCACCTTGAGCTCGAGCCGGGCCAACGGCGCCCCCAGGCAGAAATGTCGCCCGCCGGCGCCGAAAG
Encoded proteins:
- the ccoG gene encoding cytochrome c oxidase accessory protein CcoG translates to MNSSLLEPEEHVLSTLERDGTRRWLKPRLSQGAWWQRRKAVAYFLVILFIALPYIRINGLPAILLDIRSRHFTFFGFTFLPTDTLLLALFMVCVFLSIFLATALLGRVWCGWACPQTVYLEYVYRPIERLLDGTVGRGGPPTRNPAAWRRIVKWLIYLAISMVLAHAFLAYFVGIDRLARWVRQSPLEHPTPFLVMVITTGLMMFDFVFFREQLCLIACPYGRFQSVLLDRESLIVAYDHRRGEPRGKVAKAGPQLNVVQGDCVDCGACVRTCPTGIDIRGGLQMECVHCTQCIDACDAIMDRLERPRGLIRYSSQDGIEGVKKPFFRPRLAIYIPVLLIAFGAFATMLVLKQSYDVTILRGLGNPFTVATDGQIQNLLRIKLVNRSTHEQTFRFSVVGRDDLKLNSDGQDIRLDVGHTLTQPVLVTIPPTAFKLAWIDVQLAVENQDGERRVLECRLLGPRHTVR
- a CDS encoding c-type cytochrome, with translation MAESQDVVRDHGYDGIQEYDNPLPGWWNFLFYGSIIFSALYMLYYHTGAPNRSRDDAYNKAVADNLRLQFAEIGELQPDEATLLKYMAEPRWLTVGELVFKGNCVSCHGPEGQGLVGPNLHDDSWIHVKTLTDIPKVITNGAKGGAMPAWKTRLHPNEVVLVACYVANMRSAPLTSGKPPEKEAKVIPAWPAVPPPSAAPAAAPEAPATNATGGTEAASQPPSGAS
- a CDS encoding FixH family protein, coding for MSLVGSSSHGSLTGATLAAHSGNLDAESSELKARWLWGAVIVGLLLFQIAACLLIIYLATSDASMAVVPEYHEKALHWDDAQAAQRASDALGWQASWAFDDTVDVLGRREIRLSLHDASGRPVGGAMPTVEVFHHAHAAAAERFTLVELGSGSGLYSFVARVSRPGIWELRLRAVRGQDTFLWNSQNTLNELTSPTPPQP
- a CDS encoding heavy metal translocating P-type ATPase, producing MPVALYEPEHSEQFCCAGCRTAYAIIRQYDLDDYYAVRRASTGAAQAATGQGGAYDEMDDPYFAEQHVTCTALGANQVQLYLQGVHCAACVWLVERLPRVVPGAIEARLNLGRSTVDLTWDPQQVTLAQIARALDRFGYAPHPVNSDLNALAFRREDRAWLVKLAIAGACAGNAMLIAFALYAGMFSTMATGHANLFRWASALVGGVALLGPGAVFFRGAWAALRTRTPHMDVPIALGLAAGGIAGVINTVLGIGEIYFDSLAVLVFFLLLGRWIQFRQQRHAADSVALLRCLTPRLAHRVEEDQVRSIPLDALRPGDLAEVRVGELVPADGVVTSGQSTLDQAILTGEATPVTVGPGEAIVAGATNLSAPLRLRVEAVGYDTRVGRLLRLVEQATAEKTPLLRLADRMSGYFVAVVLVLAVGTLAWWWVHRDWSVAIENAVALLIVSCPCALGLATPLALAVAYGRAARRGILIKSGDVLEHLARPGRIWLDKTGTLTAGKLRVLRFIGEGGWRPHVALLERSATHPLAQALARDLAVDMRAAELASLEVERFEQIHGQGIVGRVAGHELVVGSAVLLADRQIALGDELAGHLPRLAAEGLTPVLIAGDGAGVALAALGDELRADALPSVEALRALGWDVGILSGDHPLLVER
- a CDS encoding sulfite exporter TauE/SafE family protein; protein product: MTALFWATFVASLLGSPHCAGMCGPLALVAAAHGSRHDRRPMLAWALYHGARLIGYATLGATAAAFGAAVDLGADWLGLQRIAAVLAGAMMIVLGTIALARLWGRGMLHFSAPRWLQTRLQAAHRRLGTWPPQARAAAIGALTVFLPCGWLYAFVITAAGTATPWLGAAVMFVFWLGTVPLLSALAFGARPLAARLGRAAPLLTAVLLIAVGVQTVAVRAWANYQGLSAPAVATTLDGAVRHIEQLPERSMPCCHE
- the ccoN gene encoding cytochrome-c oxidase, cbb3-type subunit I, which translates into the protein MSVAAESHNSPTVAGTAKGGRLEEFSYDDAIVRMFATATLVWGIVGTLAGLIVAMLLVWPNLSFGLEYITFARLRPLHTNAAIFAFAGNALFCAIYYSTQRLCKARMFSDKLSRLHFWGWQLIIVLAAVTLPLGITQGKEYAELEWPIDLLIAVVWLGFFGVNFFGTLAKRRERHMYVALWFYVATIVTVTVLHVFNSLVVPAGLFKSYSVYAGVQDAFMQWWYGHNAVAFFLTTPFLGLMYYFLPKAAERPVFSYKLSIVHFWSLVFLYIWAGPHHLHYTALPEWASTLGMLFSVMLWMPSWGGMINGLFTLRGAWAKVTADPVLKFYVVGITFYGMSTFEGPMLSVKSVNALSHYTDWTVAHVHGGALGWNGFMTFGMIYWLLPRIFQTPLYSKRLAEWHFWIGTVAILLYIVPIYVAGLTQGLMWRAIDEQGRLIYPDFVETVQKLLPLWQLRVVGGALYVAGLVMMAVNYALTWATRPKTYDVPVYAAAPLSATYVEPKPARAALEAVSDVGQKLHHLGELNWHRAWEGLPVRFTVWVILAVIAASLFEIIPTFLIRANVPSIATVKPYTPLEVYGRDLYVAHGCYNCHSQMIRPILAETKRYGEYSKPGEFVYDHPFQWGSRRIGPDMAREGGKQSSLWHYLHFENPGKVTPGSVMPAYPVFAASDINFKTIPERVQALSYLGVPYTEELKQAEELARAQAQKVAGDIVAQGGPEGLGEKQVVAIIAYLQRLGTDLYATPAAPAATPTSPAPAPEQPAVTQEQPAGATPQARADETANPATEDRSGG